In Monodelphis domestica isolate mMonDom1 chromosome 4, mMonDom1.pri, whole genome shotgun sequence, one DNA window encodes the following:
- the THEMIS2 gene encoding protein THEMIS2 isoform X1 encodes MEPVALQDYICSLDPASLPRIVKICSGVYFQSSIYEISGNECCFSTGDLIKIIRINLKKVICENTKTGHITEIPPDFPGYFSSTIDPQLHGSLDELLSAATRGSGALPICFSSMHDLKIKGRVVPRDQPLMLIAEEMYQGIRHACCMMHSGTHKLTIYLPLSLHGTFYSWGPVFPQTLLQALQDPVLLDQPLICPNLHWHSYVLQPQYEIEAIMNLRRSIVKIPSTLEVDVKDITASSEHHQHFITPLLLSEVLAQGGPFPMQAEILEVPDGPPIFYRPLKKGQELTIHGPASPSWRILASSKSRKAPRHFFISGAYQGKLKCRPREFHTAFDLLTALQPGFPLHVVATQDWEGEEGDSASPSLFRGDRLEVLGRDRGPDGEVLVCNRLSELSEVEEDEEEEQREEKEQLLLPLYFSCDFVEEKNDGRRYRLDSLLTHVPLPCEVKVLSKDPSLSEDPLSSFPGLQLEEKITEPFLVISLATDPRMCFEIPPRWLDLTVVEANKPPKAQEGPLSVSTVEELTDAFYYKLRTLQTCSGQAPPPRPPKTKQKCSSLAKPNQPPKPEKRASVQQPERPSKNTSALSLPLPSGNCSALYSTKLRPCQVQKPLKKTPGTEQSKFESDSDHDYENPNEELEQTTKKREASLPHSDHDYESPDEQPKRTFKKMEKRREDPLQRP; translated from the exons ATGGAACCTGTGGCCCTCCAGGATTATATCTGTTCCCTGGACCCAGCCTCCCTCCCCCGAATTGTGAAGATATGCTCCGGAGTATATTTTCAGA GTTCCATCTATGAAATCTCTGGGAATGAGTGCTGTTTTTCCACTGGAGACCTCATAAAAATCATCCGAATTAATCTCAAGAAGGTGATCTGTGAAAACACTAAAACAGGCCATATCACTGAGATCCCTCCTGACTTTCCAG GCTACTTCAGCTCGACCATCGACCCTCAGCTCCATGGTTCCCTGGACGAGTTGTTGTCTGCTGCCACCAGAGGGTCGGGGGCGCTGCCCATCTGCTTCAGCTCCATGCATGACCTCAAAATAAAGGGCCGAGTCGTGCCCAGAGACCAGCCCCTCATGCTGATAGCGGAGGAGATGTACCAGGGTATCCGCCATGCCTGCTGCATGATGCACTCAGGAACCCACAAGTTGACCATCtacctccctctgtctctgcatGGGACTTTTTACAGCTGGGGACCTGTCTTCCCGCAGACGTTGCTTCAGGCCCTGCAGGACCCCGTCCTCCTGGACCAACCCCTCATCTGCCCCAATCTCCACTGGCACTCCTATGTCCTCCAGCCCCAGTATGAGATTGAAGCCATCATGAACC TACGCAGAAGCATAGTGAAGATCCCCTCTACCCTGGAGGTGGATGTGAAGGACATCACGGCTTCCTCAGAACATCATCAACATTTCATCACACCGCTGCTGCTAAGTGAAGTCTTGGCCCAGGGGGGGCCCTTCCCAATGCAGGCAGAGATCCTAGAGGTTCCCGATGGACCCCCTATTTTTTATAGGCCCCTGAAGAAGGGTCAGGAGCTCACAATTCATGGTCCAGCCTCCCCATCATGGCGGATACTCGCCTCCAGTAAGAGTCGGAAGGCCCCTCGACACTTCTTCATCTCAGGAGCCTACCAGGGAAAACTGAAGTGTCGACCCAGGGAATTTCACACAGCTTTTGACCTCCTGACTGCTTTGCAGCCTGGCTTTCCCCTTCATGTAGTGGCCACACAAGACTGGGAGGGTGAGGAGGGCGACTCtgcctccccttcccttttcagaGGTGACCGACTAGAGGTGTTGGGGAGGGATAGGGGCCCTGATGGGGAGGTTCTGGTCTGTAATAGGCTTAGTGAATTGTCTGAGGTggaggaagatgaagaggaagaacaaagagaggaaaaggaacagCTTCTGTTGCCTCTCTACTTCTCTTGTGACTTTGTGGAGGAGAAGAACGATGGGAGGCGCTACAGACTGGACAGCCTCTTAACCCACGTCCCCCTGCCCTGTGAGGTCAAGGTCTTGAGCAAGGACCCCTCCCTCTCAGAGGACCCACTGTCCTCCTTCCCTGGACTACAGCTGGAGGAGAAGATCACAGAGCCCTTCCTGGTCATCAGCCTAGCCACTGACCCCAGAATGTGCTTTGAGATCCCCCCCAGATGGCTAGACTTGACTGTGGTGGAGGCCAACAAGCCACCTAAGGCGCAAGAAGGACCACTGTCAGTCTCCACTGTGGAGGAACTGACAGATGCCTTCTATTACAAACTTCGGACCTTGCAAACCTGCAGTGGCCAGGCCCCTCCACCCAGACCCCCCAAAACCAAGCAGAAGTGCAGCAGCTTGGCCAAG CCTAACCAGCCCCCAAAGCCAGAAAAAAGGGCTTCAGTGCAGCAGCCTGAACGCCCCTCCAAAAACACCTCGGCCTTATCCTTGCCACTGCCCTCTGGGAACTGCTCAGCCCTGTATAGCACAAAGCTCAGACCTTGCCAAGTTCAGAAGCCCCTCAAGAAGACCCCAG GTACAGAGCAGAGCAAATTTGAAAGTGATTCTGACCATGACTACGAGAATCCTAATGAGGAACTCGAGCAAACCACCAAGAAGAGGGAGGCCAGCCTTCCCCACAGTGACCATGACTATGAGAGTCCCGATGAGCAACCCAAGCGGACCTTcaagaagatggagaagagaagagaagatccCCTACAGAGACCATGA
- the THEMIS2 gene encoding protein THEMIS2 isoform X2, with translation MHDLKIKGRVVPRDQPLMLIAEEMYQGIRHACCMMHSGTHKLTIYLPLSLHGTFYSWGPVFPQTLLQALQDPVLLDQPLICPNLHWHSYVLQPQYEIEAIMNLRRSIVKIPSTLEVDVKDITASSEHHQHFITPLLLSEVLAQGGPFPMQAEILEVPDGPPIFYRPLKKGQELTIHGPASPSWRILASSKSRKAPRHFFISGAYQGKLKCRPREFHTAFDLLTALQPGFPLHVVATQDWEGEEGDSASPSLFRGDRLEVLGRDRGPDGEVLVCNRLSELSEVEEDEEEEQREEKEQLLLPLYFSCDFVEEKNDGRRYRLDSLLTHVPLPCEVKVLSKDPSLSEDPLSSFPGLQLEEKITEPFLVISLATDPRMCFEIPPRWLDLTVVEANKPPKAQEGPLSVSTVEELTDAFYYKLRTLQTCSGQAPPPRPPKTKQKCSSLAKPNQPPKPEKRASVQQPERPSKNTSALSLPLPSGNCSALYSTKLRPCQVQKPLKKTPGTEQSKFESDSDHDYENPNEELEQTTKKREASLPHSDHDYESPDEQPKRTFKKMEKRREDPLQRP, from the exons ATGCATGACCTCAAAATAAAGGGCCGAGTCGTGCCCAGAGACCAGCCCCTCATGCTGATAGCGGAGGAGATGTACCAGGGTATCCGCCATGCCTGCTGCATGATGCACTCAGGAACCCACAAGTTGACCATCtacctccctctgtctctgcatGGGACTTTTTACAGCTGGGGACCTGTCTTCCCGCAGACGTTGCTTCAGGCCCTGCAGGACCCCGTCCTCCTGGACCAACCCCTCATCTGCCCCAATCTCCACTGGCACTCCTATGTCCTCCAGCCCCAGTATGAGATTGAAGCCATCATGAACC TACGCAGAAGCATAGTGAAGATCCCCTCTACCCTGGAGGTGGATGTGAAGGACATCACGGCTTCCTCAGAACATCATCAACATTTCATCACACCGCTGCTGCTAAGTGAAGTCTTGGCCCAGGGGGGGCCCTTCCCAATGCAGGCAGAGATCCTAGAGGTTCCCGATGGACCCCCTATTTTTTATAGGCCCCTGAAGAAGGGTCAGGAGCTCACAATTCATGGTCCAGCCTCCCCATCATGGCGGATACTCGCCTCCAGTAAGAGTCGGAAGGCCCCTCGACACTTCTTCATCTCAGGAGCCTACCAGGGAAAACTGAAGTGTCGACCCAGGGAATTTCACACAGCTTTTGACCTCCTGACTGCTTTGCAGCCTGGCTTTCCCCTTCATGTAGTGGCCACACAAGACTGGGAGGGTGAGGAGGGCGACTCtgcctccccttcccttttcagaGGTGACCGACTAGAGGTGTTGGGGAGGGATAGGGGCCCTGATGGGGAGGTTCTGGTCTGTAATAGGCTTAGTGAATTGTCTGAGGTggaggaagatgaagaggaagaacaaagagaggaaaaggaacagCTTCTGTTGCCTCTCTACTTCTCTTGTGACTTTGTGGAGGAGAAGAACGATGGGAGGCGCTACAGACTGGACAGCCTCTTAACCCACGTCCCCCTGCCCTGTGAGGTCAAGGTCTTGAGCAAGGACCCCTCCCTCTCAGAGGACCCACTGTCCTCCTTCCCTGGACTACAGCTGGAGGAGAAGATCACAGAGCCCTTCCTGGTCATCAGCCTAGCCACTGACCCCAGAATGTGCTTTGAGATCCCCCCCAGATGGCTAGACTTGACTGTGGTGGAGGCCAACAAGCCACCTAAGGCGCAAGAAGGACCACTGTCAGTCTCCACTGTGGAGGAACTGACAGATGCCTTCTATTACAAACTTCGGACCTTGCAAACCTGCAGTGGCCAGGCCCCTCCACCCAGACCCCCCAAAACCAAGCAGAAGTGCAGCAGCTTGGCCAAG CCTAACCAGCCCCCAAAGCCAGAAAAAAGGGCTTCAGTGCAGCAGCCTGAACGCCCCTCCAAAAACACCTCGGCCTTATCCTTGCCACTGCCCTCTGGGAACTGCTCAGCCCTGTATAGCACAAAGCTCAGACCTTGCCAAGTTCAGAAGCCCCTCAAGAAGACCCCAG GTACAGAGCAGAGCAAATTTGAAAGTGATTCTGACCATGACTACGAGAATCCTAATGAGGAACTCGAGCAAACCACCAAGAAGAGGGAGGCCAGCCTTCCCCACAGTGACCATGACTATGAGAGTCCCGATGAGCAACCCAAGCGGACCTTcaagaagatggagaagagaagagaagatccCCTACAGAGACCATGA